GTGTACCAAGAGAAAATGGGAAGAAACATGGATGACTACGAAGACTTTGAAGAAAAGAACATAAGCTATCCCAGTGAGAAGACGTTGGTAAAGCTTCATAAACAGGTAGCGTACCTTTGACGTAGCGTTTCCTAATGGAACGAGTGATTGGCTGCCCGGAACTTCACTGGAGTCGGAGGCTGTCATTTACTGGTGTCCTGTCGGAGAGATGAGGTTCCCGACAAGACGGATATAATCGTAGGGCAGGCTGcaagttatataaaaataaaaaaacttaaagGTTCTCTGtcatatataaataatgcaggcagccattttgtgtactgaaccaatgtttggaaaaatgcaaATTCATTTGTAATATGTATCTAGGGTTCACATATGGTAGACTAATATATGTaggcatagatagatagatactggaATTCTCCTTTTATACGACTGTGTTGGCTTTTGTAAATAACTTATCCCCCAAGTGCTGTCTATAGTCATACCCCCTACTGACCTTGGCATGATATAAATCTGCCACTAATGTTTCCATCTCCACAGGTGAACTATGCTGTCCAAAGACATAACCGGACCCAGGTTCAGTGGCGCATGCTCCTGGAACAAGCCTTTCACCTGGAGGATGTAGCCAAAAATGAGACGAGTGCCACAAGGCAGTTTCTACATACCTTCCCTCAGGAGCCAGACAGCTGGCTCACCCGGCACTTCTACACCCCGAGTGTTGGTATGAACCATGGCAAACGGGCACGTCTTGTTCTACCCAATTGTGATGCTAGGGTGTAACATGGGCTAGTTGTAGACTCACAATTAGAGACTGTCATAGACATGTTTAGTATGTGATACACAGATATatttaaattggaaaaaaatTAGATAAGATCAACTTATCAAagtcatatatttttattattttagaggAATGTTTAATTTGAccagattttgtttttaaattgtaattttaaatatGAGCCATATACATCAATAGTACATTGGTATCTGGTGGCTGAGTAACAGTGAATAATAGTTTAACAAGTATACGTTGAAACTTCTGAACGTCTGTCAGACTGGAAGGGGGTATTATGCTGTGACCAGCAGGCAAGAAAACGGGGGGGGATATTTTATACAGAAGTACTATTTTTAAAAGTACAGGAATTGGCTGTATACAGATGTCGGCATCTCTCCTTTCCCCACAGAGTGGTACTGGGAGTGCCTGTTCCGGCCCTGGTGTTCTCGGATCCTGGCCGTTGCGCTGGCTCTATTCTCCGCTGTAGTCGTGTGGTCCGAGTGCACGTTCTTCAGCACGCACCCTGTCTTGTCTCTCTTTGCTGTGTTTATACAACAGGCCGAACGGACCTACAACTATATTTATATTGAAGTAAGgaaaaaaggtttttttgtttttctggttTGGGTGGGGGGATCTGCAccctgaaaatatttatttagggcttttatattttgtttaaatggTTCCTGATGATGGTTTAACATGATCCAATAGGGTCTGAAATCTCTTTTGAAAAGTGTTTTATTCATAGTTAGTGCAGGCCGCCATGGTGTAGCAACGGAGACGTTTCAGACGTTTATCATAACTGGAAATATTTAAGAAAAAGTAGTGGTTgtagtgggagagagatcagtaCTCATAGCTGACTTCCTGCCACTAATTGCATGGAAGGACAGTGACTGATAACATACAAATAGCTTGCTCTCGGCTGTACAGCACGTTCTGCCAATGTATGGCAACTTTTACATATAGATCTGTTAGTAGGGTCATTGTGAAATATGTAGGTATTTTTGTAAAGCTTCTGCTATGTTGGCTCTTTAatcaatgtatcagtcagtactGCAGTAGTCAGTGTAAAATGACTCTGGGAATGATTTACCAAGAATTGTGCAGTAATACTCACCATCTTATACTGTCTATTCTCACTGTAATGATCACaactggttggttgctatgggtactGCGCATCTGCACACTGTTAGTGACTCGTGCTATATGTTTGACTGGTAAGAATTGCACAACACAGAATCGCACTAATGAAATTCTCCATTATGCCTTAGTAACGCTTTGTGTAATTGCTTTTAGGTGGCCTGTTTCCTCACCATATTCTTCCTGAGTATCTGTGTTTATTCAACAGTCTTCAGGATCCGggtgtttaattattattattttgcatcgCATCATCAAACGGATGCATACAGTCTTCTGTTTAGTGGCATGTAAGTACAATGCACTGCTTCCTGGCTGGTTATCGTCACCAGTCCTTCTATATTAACACTCAACCCAAAAGTTGTGGTTGTAAAACTATTGTTTCTGTTGTAGTATTATAGTAGAATCTTTCTCTTCACTCATCATGTGTCTTGAGCATAGGAATTAGAGCCGCCCTCTTCAATCCTTGTACTTGGCctggtacagagaactcattcacatcagtccctgctccattggggcttacagtctaaattccctaacacacacacacacacgtcaatttagatagcagctaataaattccctaatatacacatgcacacacacacacgtcaattttgatagcagctaattaacctactagtatgtttttggagtgtgggaggaaaccggagcacccggagaaaacccacgcaaacacggggagaacatacaaactcctcacagataaggccatggttgggaattgaactcatgaccccagtggtgtgaggcagaagtgctaaccacttagccaccatgctgccccaatacTTGGCACATAATACTAGGTTAGAACCTTCCTCTTCTTAGACTTGTATAGTATTGTTTCATCCTCCCTCATTCCTTTGTGTTATTAGTGAGTTGTATGTTTGAATGGTCCTCACCATTCTGTGTAGAGAATTGTATACTAGGACCCTTCTCTTTGTTTCTCATACATAGAGCTGTGTAAGAACATGACTTTTATCTCCCTGTGCTTGGAGCACAATGTTCTTTAACAACCACTTTCCATCTTTCAGGTTGTTCTGCCGTCTGACTCCTCCATTGTGTCTGAATTTTCTGGGCCTGACTCACATGGACGGGTCAATTTCTCACCAGAATACGGAACAAACTGCCTACACATCAGTTAGTACATACAATTATCCAGAGCACAGTAAGATAACATAACTGTAGCAACTCCtctttttcattattttgtttttcttttttttccatagaTAATGGGATCTTTAAAAGTTCTGCCGCTTATAGCTGATGGATTTTACATATATTACCCCATGCTGGTAGTCATCCTTTGTATTGCTACGTATTTCAGGTAAAATTATGCCTTATGAAATCCTATGGTTCAGTGCTGGTAAAGTATATGCTTCTCTGACCGACTGTGTTGAAAGATGGGGTATCCTCAAAGCTTTCACCATTCAGTTAATCTGTTTAGATGAGTTTTACCTTTGGCGTTCTGTGGATATGCACTGTTTAGTAAAAACAGCTCATAGGTTTCATTAGCTGCAACATCTCCAACATCACGAACGAcagcagaaaaagaaaaagggggagattcagttcggtgctatgtgtctccagaacagtccatggagactctctgctcattttttcttgcgttccatagaggtgtgcagaaaaatgagtggagattccatACCGTAATAAGCAGCGATTGGCACATCCGAACATAAAGGTGATGTTATACGGCACCTCTCGCTGACTCTGCCCCCAAAGAATATTTCCCTCTTGAAGTCAGGAATACTCTATGGCTCTGACTCTGTTTCCAATAATTATGTAAACGTTCTAGTTAAGGTAAAACAAGAAAATATTCACTCATTGTTTTGGATAAATGTTCTTCCCTTTGTAATACAATGTAAGCGTACtactgtttttttggggggtttcctTGTGTGGTAACTTGTCTGAATGTTTGATTTAGTAAATAATTATACAGAAGGGAATTGAATTGAACTTTTATTCAGAAGTAGAGTAAATCTCTTACACACAGCcaatgctgtttttttcatgGGCTGAACCAAATTCAGCTCCTTAGTAATTAGTGATGCCACTAATGCACAAGGAACCATTATCCtgtatgcctcagtgatgtcactggttcctagtgaattgatgagCTGCATTCTCCAGAATATTAATGAAGTGTGggtgactgatacaatgtaaccgGTGATTGTCTCTTGCTGCTATATAATCATTGCTTTGCTGCGATCTCTCTTTGTGTCTCAGCTTGGGCACCCGTTGTTTGAACTTACTTGGCTTTCAGCAGTTCATGGGGGACAACGACATGACGTCTGACCTGACTGATGAGGGAAAAGAGTTAATTAGAAGAGGTATGTTCTTCTCAAAGCTGAAAACGGAAGTTGTAATGTATATTACACTCAAGTGCTGGTTATGAGACCGTTATTTACCATTTGTTAAAGAATAGTCCGCAGGTCATGTATTTACTTCCACACAAGGTCATTCATTTTAAGACCTGAAATGAATAGTTTGTTGCTTCTTTCATTCTAGAGAAGAGAAAACGTCAGAGGCAGGAAGATGGTGAAACGCGCAGAAGGGTAAGATGACTTGGAGTACTGTTATTTGTTTTAGGTATCTTATTTTTACAGCATTGTATTTGTACTCTGAGCTTAAATTGCTATCCTACATAAGGGGGATGTTTAGAATGGTCTTccattttatatattatctaATTCCAGGAAGTTCAAGGATGGACGACACATGCATTATATTACAAGGTGTACACATAGGCGATGTGTCCACCAAATAAAAGATCATGCACAAACTACCTCCCCTCTTCCAGCACACTGGGAAacgtgggggggaggggagaagacgcAGTGGGTCCCTCAGGTGGCTCTCTCTTACTAGAGGCAACCATTGGCATACTTAGGGGGCTGGGTCAGGTAGGGATTACAATAAAGGTGTAAGCCCCTGCTAGGGTCTGTGTTGGTGGAGGGGGCTGTCCTGCTGCCaatccagtgctgggccctgggggggTGTTTTGTTCCTATCCCTGCACTTCTTTCCTTGTGGTCTCTCGCTCctcgtgtgcagacaccagatTAGGCAGCCATTGTCCGCCCTTGTCTGTTCCTTGTCCTGTAAGGTAACGGGTTGTGgggtgttttttgggggggggtttctcAGTGGTTTGTCCCTTAGACTTTTGGGGCTCTTTGGCTGTATAGTAGGCTCACTTTCTGTGCTTtgattgtgtgctgcttgtctttcactgtgtttttttatttcattgcgTTTTGTCCCATCTGTGTATAACATGTCCGATAGGGGGAGATCCTTGAGGGTTAAGGCTGGGGTGACTTCTATGTTGAAGTTCACGTGTGCCGTCTAATGCCAAGTTGCCGTCCAGATGGTCAGGCATGGACGCTTTCTGCACAGCCTGCCAGTCTGGAGATTGTATACATTGTGCACCATGGGGTTCTGGTTCCGATTCGGTGGAGCCTGGTTGGTGAGGTCTCAATCAGTGGGCGGTCCTTATCCAAATCCTCCTGCCTCCGTAGCAAGTGGAGTGGGTTCTGTTTCTGGATCGCTAAATCGCTAAACCAGGGTCCGACTGTGGTTGTGGTGTCTGAAGAACCGGCCTGGGTACATGGACTTGCGACTTCGGTACAGGGTTTGGTTTCCGTTTCTTCCTCCTTGGAGAGGATGTGGCAATCCGCTACGCCATCCTCCTGTTGTAAATGCAGGCAGGTGGCGGCACCACTGCAGGGAAATGATTAAGATTCTGACTGTTCTTCCCAGGAGGAAGGCAAATTAGTGGTTTATTCTGATGTGGAAACTTCTTTTGTGGAGGAACTGACTGTCTGGGTGTAGAGTATTTGATACGGGCTGTGCGTCAGATACTGGAGATTCCTGAGGCGGTAGTCCCTGAGACTGTGGTGCCCTTTGATTTTTCCCTCTTGGTCTTCATTGGATTGTAGGTTCCAGGTTTCTCGTCGGATGCTGTCTTGCTATCCTTTTTCCCCTGAAGTTCTCGCAAAATGGGAGGTTCCTCCACAAGTGGACGGTCCAGTTGCGAGGCTGGCTAAGGTCACTACCATCCCTTCTCCCAACacagccactcttaaggatggtgcgACCGTAAGATTGAGCGTGtccttaagtccatttttgtgaCAGCCGGGGCTTCCTTGTGGCTGGCTTTGACGTCAGCCTGGATCGTCAAAACTGTAGAACGCTAGTCAGAACAGCTGTCTGATGGTTTGTTGGCTGGGAGACCGTCTTCTGAACTGCTTTCTTTAGTGGAACAGATTCAGAGAGTTACGGGTTTCTTGGGATCcacggttggattctcaacttcaaGAAGTTCAAGTTGACTCCGACCCAACAGATCTTTTTGGGACTTTAATTCAACACTTGACAGTAACGGGTGTTCTTGCCCCCGGACAAAATTCAGGCTTTGCAGAAGATAAGATCTCTGTTTGCTGTCAAATAGACCTCTGTACAGTTCTGCATGAGGGTTTTGGGCAAGATGCTATCGACTTTCAACGTGGTCCAGTTTCATGCACAGGTGTTCCTGTTGATCTTTCGGTGAGCTGAACCTCATGTTCAGGGGGTCATGGCAATTTTCATCCCAGGGGTAGAGCATTGGGAAGCAGATTATCTCAGCAGGTAGACTCTGCATCCTGGCAAATGGTCCCTCCATCTGGAGGTGTTTCGGCAGTTGGTAGTCAAGTGGGGTCAACTGGACATTGCGGTTCAACCGAGGAGACGCCATTATGTCAAAGTCCAGCTCTTCTGCTCCCGGGCCAGAGGTCCTCTGGCTGTCTCCGTATTCTGGTGGCGCCGTAAGGCCTCGGAGGGCTTGGTGCACGAAAGTTCTCTCCATGGTGGGGGGAAAGGCGTACTTGTTCCTGGTGTCTGCTGCTGCGAACAGATCTGTTAAGTCAAAGACCTGTTTTATCATCTAGGTTTAGAACATCTgcctttaacggcatggctgttaaaGCCATGATCCTTCGAGCTAAGGGTTTGCCCGAGTgtgtggtgcaaaccatgcttcGGGCTTGCAAACTGGGTTCAGCAAAAAAATACCATTGTATCTTGAAGACATATATTGCCTAGTGTGAAAGGAAGTGGTACCATACCTCCTCTTTTTAGTTGTCCAGATTGCTTATGTTTCTGCAGGATTGGCTGGATGCTGGTCTGCGTCTTAGTTAAAGGGTCCGGTGTCTGCTTTTGGCGTTCTTTCAAAGAAGACTTGCTATCTTGCCTGATGTTCAAACTTCAAGAGGTACTTCATGTACAGTCATTGTATGTTCCGCTTTTAAAACCTTGGGATTTAAACTTGGTGTTAAATGCTTTACAGCATTCTCCGTTTGAACACTTGGACACGGTGGATTTAAAGTTTTTGACTTGGAAAACTGTTTTCCTCTTGGCCATCTCGTCCACTAGAAGAGTCTCCTCTTATTTTTCATGAAGATATGGCAGTTCTACAAACTAAACCTTCATTTCTCCCTAAGGTGTCGTCAAGATTCCACATAAATTAAGACATTGTCATTTCTGCCCTGTCGGTCTTCGGAGAACGAATGTTCTCTTTGTTCTTTGGATGTAGTCTGTACTTTGCGTACGCATGTGCTTAGGACTCGAGATGTGCGCAAGATGAAGGATCTTTTAGTCCTCTATGATGCACACGAGAGGCTAGCCAGCCTGTAAGGTGTCTATTGCTCAGCGGATTACGACTGTAATCTGTCAGGCTTATAATTGGGCTGGACAGCTTGTTCCTGAAAATCTTTGGGCTCACTCTACAAGGTCGATGAGTGCTTCCCGGGTGACACGGCTTGGTTCTCGACTGAGTAGCTGTGTgcagcagccacctggtcttctgttcaCACGTTCACTCGGGGGGACAGATGTTTGCATCAGGGGATCCGTTTCTTCTGAGCATTtccattggtttttttttggtttttttctggtGTCTTTATGTGGGACTTGGTTAACACAAACTAGCTTCTATACAGGAATTGGGGTATAGCTAGGACTAGTGAACAAAGCTCTTAAAGTGCCCATGGCCTGTCCCCACTACCCTATACCCAGTGTCCCCCAACAGACTAAGTGGAACAGAGTTTTTGTAGTTACTATTCAGTCCGTTTGTACTATGCTGTTGGGTGACGCACAGTTTGGCCTACCCAGGAATAGCTGGGTCTTCTGTCATCTGCAGCTGCTGTTTTCTTTTGAATTTGTCTTCTTGCTGGGCTAGCTTAAATTGTATAGAAGTAGGGGAGCGTATGTGAAAAAGGGAGTGGAGTCAGGTTTTTAAGATTTAATCCAGTTTCCTTAATATAACCATGAATATAACCCCTGCATCATCAGAGAAGAGAATGTAACAAATCCAAAAATCTCCCATTTTTGCATATGGGAGCAGCTACATAAGTGTTTTCTATACACTCTTTGTATCTTTATTATACATGgatatttatttgtatgtgtttTGGTTGCAGGAGTGGAAGGAGCGGTACCCCAGTAACAGGGAAGACTCCAGTCGTAATAGAAATGTCAACTCTGAACAGGCGGAGCCGACTTACACAGAAATGACCACAAGCCGATGTAAGAGCTGCTGCTATTGGTTTGAGTTTTGACCATTTCACCTAATTTTGCCAATTCCTTTTCAACTATTTTCATTAACTGTAACTGTGTTTTTTCCAGCATCAAAGTACACAAGGCCTAGTAACCGGACAGAGCGGGACCGGATAGAACTCTTACAAGATGCAGAGCCGCTAGATTTTAATGCCGACTCTTTTACAGATGATCCGCTGGATGCAGAATCTGGGAGGCAAGTCAAGTGTGGGGCTGTTGGCAAATAGTGAATTTGTAAAATGGGGAAAACAAAGACCAATCCTCGCATACATTACATGTCCTTCCTTTTTCTAGTCAAtctgaggagcactgctaaggAAAACCAGGGACAGTGTCGGGAGGAGGGGACATGGGTTTT
The Mixophyes fleayi isolate aMixFle1 chromosome 1, aMixFle1.hap1, whole genome shotgun sequence DNA segment above includes these coding regions:
- the LMBRD2 gene encoding G-protein coupled receptor-associated protein LMBRD2, whose product is MSGAALGVEIVFVFFLALFLLHRFGDFKKQHKLVLVATLLAWCLCFLIVFIIPLDVSTTIYNRCIASNAATLAPINVSQLTTTTKAAITNVSAPHLASTQSLSNENESPRQCYKPWSYIPRGIMPIFWRVVYWTSQFLTWILLPFMQSYARSGGFSITGKIKTALIENAIYYGTYLLIFGALLIYVAVNPNFHLQWYQLQTIGIAAANTWGLFLLVLLLGYGLVEIPRSHWNGAKKGYLLMKTYFKAAKLMTEKADAEENLEDAMEEVRKVNECIKYNHPLRKCVDTILRKCPTVYQEKMGRNMDDYEDFEEKNISYPSEKTLVKLHKQVNYAVQRHNRTQVQWRMLLEQAFHLEDVAKNETSATRQFLHTFPQEPDSWLTRHFYTPSVEWYWECLFRPWCSRILAVALALFSAVVVWSECTFFSTHPVLSLFAVFIQQAERTYNYIYIEVACFLTIFFLSICVYSTVFRIRVFNYYYFASHHQTDAYSLLFSGMLFCRLTPPLCLNFLGLTHMDGSISHQNTEQTAYTSIMGSLKVLPLIADGFYIYYPMLVVILCIATYFSLGTRCLNLLGFQQFMGDNDMTSDLTDEGKELIRREKRKRQRQEDGETRRREWKERYPSNREDSSRNRNVNSEQAEPTYTEMTTSRSSKYTRPSNRTERDRIELLQDAEPLDFNADSFTDDPLDAESGRYQPAGRYLSMSKSNSRIFDDV